GCTGGACCGCCGACGGCGTCCCCACCCTGGAGACGCTGCAGCGCAACGGGATAGACTTTCCGGAGGTGGTGGAAGTGGTGGCCAAGCACCAATAGGCCAAATTCAAATTGCAAAATGAAAATTGCAAAATCAAAGAACAACGGGAGCAATATTTTGCATTATTAAATTTGAATTTTAAGTTTTGAAATCATGCGTCTAGTGATCCAACGTGTGTCTTCGGCCAGCGTGTCGGTCGCTGGCGCCGTGATCGGCCAGGTCGGTCAGGGACTGTGCCTGCTCTGCGGTTTCACCCACGGCGATACCGGGCAAATAGCGGAGCAGATGGCCGCCAAGTGCCTTAACCTTCGCATTTTCGAGGACAAAGAGGGCAGGATGAACCTGTCCCTTCTGGATGTCAAGGGCGCAGCGCTGGCCGTCTCCCAGTTCACCCTGTACGCCGACTGCAAAAAGGGGAGAAGGCCGTCGTTCACCGATTCGGCCGATCCGGGAAAAGCCGAAAAGCTTTATCAGAGATTTATCGAGGTCCTCAAAAGTTCCGGGGCCGAGGTCCAGACCGGCAGTTTCGGGGCCAAGATGCTGGTCGATATTCAGAAT
The sequence above is drawn from the candidate division TA06 bacterium genome and encodes:
- a CDS encoding D-tyrosyl-tRNA(Tyr) deacylase — encoded protein: MRLVIQRVSSASVSVAGAVIGQVGQGLCLLCGFTHGDTGQIAEQMAAKCLNLRIFEDKEGRMNLSLLDVKGAALAVSQFTLYADCKKGRRPSFTDSADPGKAEKLYQRFIEVLKSSGAEVQTGSFGAKMLVDIQNDGPVTIVLDSKDFKC